Proteins encoded in a region of the Frondihabitans sp. 762G35 genome:
- a CDS encoding class I SAM-dependent methyltransferase: MSSPAAPADNPSDAFDFSALRRRPDLEAPNLVAVDAADRLILDEAAPSLRTAASGDVVVIGDHYGALTLAAATLFGLTGIRTHQDALTGEKAIALNADALGLTDSFALHALDESLVAGARVVLLQLPRSLDALDEIASLVARHAHPEVVIFAGGRLKHMTLTQNEVLADHFDVVYAGLSRQKSRVLTASEPNEAQDARAYPLTEALDDPVLGGHLVVKAHGGAFASTRLDIGTRMLLEHLPEAAPTAATIVDLGCGTGIVAAVAARTRPSAAVIASDRSEAAVRSARATVEANDLSERVAVVRDDALSTIQAGTVDLVLLNPPFHADAAVQPEIATALFEAAARVLKPGGELWTVFNSHLHHRPVLERVVGPTRQVARSPKFVVTASVRRDADT, encoded by the coding sequence GTGTCCTCCCCCGCTGCTCCTGCCGACAACCCGTCCGACGCCTTCGACTTCTCGGCCCTGCGGCGTCGTCCCGATCTCGAGGCGCCGAACCTCGTGGCCGTCGACGCCGCCGATCGGCTCATCCTCGACGAGGCCGCGCCGAGTCTGCGCACGGCGGCCTCCGGTGACGTGGTCGTCATCGGCGACCATTACGGCGCGCTGACCCTCGCCGCGGCGACCCTGTTCGGGCTGACGGGCATCCGCACCCACCAGGACGCCCTGACCGGGGAGAAGGCCATCGCGCTCAACGCCGACGCGCTCGGCCTCACCGACTCCTTCGCTCTGCACGCGCTCGACGAGTCGCTGGTCGCGGGTGCGCGCGTCGTGCTCCTGCAGCTTCCCCGGAGCCTCGACGCGCTCGACGAGATCGCGAGCCTCGTCGCCCGCCACGCGCATCCGGAGGTCGTGATCTTCGCCGGCGGTCGCCTCAAGCACATGACCCTCACGCAGAACGAGGTCCTGGCCGACCACTTCGACGTGGTCTACGCCGGTCTCTCCCGCCAGAAGTCGCGCGTGCTGACCGCCTCCGAGCCGAACGAGGCGCAGGATGCCCGCGCCTACCCGCTCACGGAGGCGCTCGACGACCCCGTGCTCGGCGGCCACCTCGTGGTGAAGGCGCACGGAGGTGCCTTCGCCTCCACCCGCCTCGACATCGGAACGCGGATGCTCCTGGAGCACCTGCCCGAAGCGGCTCCCACGGCCGCGACCATCGTCGACCTGGGCTGCGGCACGGGCATCGTGGCTGCCGTGGCGGCACGCACCCGGCCGTCGGCCGCGGTGATCGCGTCGGATCGTTCGGAGGCGGCGGTGCGGTCCGCCCGCGCGACTGTCGAGGCGAACGACCTCTCGGAGCGCGTGGCGGTCGTCCGGGACGACGCGCTGTCGACGATTCAGGCCGGGACGGTGGACCTGGTCCTGCTCAACCCGCCGTTCCACGCCGATGCGGCCGTCCAGCCTGAGATCGCGACCGCGCTCTTCGAGGCGGCGGCGCGCGTGCTCAAGCCGGGCGGGGAGCTCTGGACGGTCTTCAACTCGCACCTGCACCACCGACCCGTGCTCGAGCGCGTGGTCGGGCCGACCCGTCAGGTGGCCCGGTCGCCGAAGTTCGTGGTCACGGCGTCGGTCCGGCGCGACGCCGACACCTGA
- a CDS encoding nitroreductase family protein, with the protein MTTTNQHPSTVRNADTSVPLVDLLDERWSPRSFDPQATISDEQLAALLEAARWAPSASNMQPRRFVVGRRGTATFDTILANLMGFNTAWAGSAAALVVAIAETATEEGEARTWAQYDLGLAVSALTVQAHAEGLHTHQMAGIEVDGLRAAFELPERFLPVTVTAIGVVAEAHLLPEPLAERETLPRTRLPLDELVLARD; encoded by the coding sequence ATGACCACGACGAACCAGCACCCCTCGACCGTCCGGAACGCGGACACCAGCGTTCCCCTGGTCGACCTCCTCGACGAGCGCTGGAGCCCCCGCTCGTTCGACCCGCAGGCCACCATCTCCGACGAGCAGCTCGCGGCCCTTCTCGAGGCCGCCCGCTGGGCTCCGTCCGCGTCGAACATGCAGCCTCGGCGCTTCGTCGTCGGCCGACGCGGTACTGCGACGTTCGACACGATCCTCGCGAACCTCATGGGATTCAACACGGCCTGGGCCGGCTCGGCCGCTGCGCTCGTCGTCGCCATCGCCGAGACCGCCACCGAGGAGGGCGAGGCCCGCACCTGGGCGCAGTACGACCTGGGCCTCGCCGTGTCGGCGCTTACCGTTCAGGCTCACGCCGAGGGCCTCCACACCCACCAGATGGCCGGCATCGAAGTCGACGGCCTGCGCGCCGCGTTCGAGCTCCCCGAGCGATTCCTGCCCGTGACCGTGACCGCGATCGGTGTCGTGGCCGAGGCTCACCTCCTGCCCGAGCCGCTCGCGGAGCGCGAGACGCTCCCCCGCACCCGCCTGCCCCTCGACGAGCTCGTCCTCGCGCGCGACTGA
- a CDS encoding DUF3060 domain-containing protein, whose protein sequence is MHKTPILTIALGASLIAALAGCTTAATTSNPTSPASTSTQSPTAGPTITSTPDADYKAPSGMCENGEATIIQDVSDIALPEGCDIVNVLTNGSTVDLGPVKQLNIEGENNTITVEKVEHIGIFGTGNDITHGGEAAVDDQGSSNKTTQK, encoded by the coding sequence GTGCACAAGACCCCGATCCTGACCATCGCCCTCGGCGCATCTCTCATAGCAGCCCTGGCCGGATGCACCACCGCAGCGACCACGTCGAACCCGACGTCCCCCGCTAGCACCTCGACTCAGAGCCCGACCGCCGGCCCCACGATCACGAGCACGCCTGATGCCGACTACAAGGCACCATCCGGCATGTGCGAGAACGGGGAGGCGACCATCATTCAGGATGTCTCGGACATCGCACTCCCCGAAGGCTGCGACATCGTCAACGTCCTCACGAACGGCAGCACCGTCGACCTGGGCCCCGTGAAGCAGCTCAACATCGAGGGCGAGAACAACACCATCACCGTCGAGAAGGTCGAGCACATCGGGATCTTCGGAACCGGCAACGACATCACCCACGGTGGTGAAGCAGCCGTCGACGACCAGGGCAGCAGCAATAAGACGACTCAGAAGTAA
- a CDS encoding ATP-dependent Clp protease ATP-binding subunit, with product MANMQGAPATDEKQKSALEQYGVDLTAIAASGKLDPVIGRDTEIRRVSQVLTRRTKNNPVLIGEPGVGKTAVVEGLAQRIVAGDVADSLKGKRLISLDISALVAGAMYRGQFEERLKAVLKEITESEGQVITFIDELHTLMGAGGGEGSVAAANMLKPMLARGELRLIGATTLDEYRQFIEKDAALERRFQQVYVGEPTVEDTVAILRGLKERYEAHHGITIADSALVAAASLSNRYITGRQLPDKAIDLVDEAGSRLKMEIDSSPVELDQLYRGLVRMQVEELALKREKDAASQTRLEKLREEIDQRQAAYDSLNARWQAEKAALQGVGELKSQLNQARIDLDRAMREGRYQDASKINYETIPQIEKSLADAERIEESGDRLVNDQVTDADIAEVVAAWTGIPVGRLLAGETEKLLHLEAELGKRIIGQREAVTAVSEAVRRTRAGISDPDRPTGSFLFLGPTGVGKTELAKALADFLFDDEKAMIRIDMSEYGEKHTVSRLVGAPPGYVGYESGGQLTEAVRRRPYSVVLLDEVEKAHPEVFDILLQVLDDGRLTDGQGRTVDFRNTILVLTSNLGSQFLTDGSLTRAQKQEAVDTMIRQAFKPEFINRLDDIVLFTSLTEDDLGQIVSLYVDRLARRLSDRRLELAVTPDARAWLAERGYDPIYGARPLRRLMQRQIDDNLARALLGGEIVDGDTVLVEVAPDGQELAVSKSDLTTEP from the coding sequence ATGGCCAACATGCAGGGCGCTCCCGCCACCGATGAGAAGCAGAAGAGCGCTCTCGAGCAGTACGGGGTCGACCTGACGGCGATCGCCGCGAGCGGCAAGCTCGACCCGGTCATCGGTCGCGACACCGAGATCCGGCGGGTCAGCCAGGTGCTGACGCGGCGCACGAAGAACAACCCGGTGCTCATCGGAGAGCCCGGTGTCGGGAAGACGGCCGTCGTCGAGGGTCTTGCCCAGCGGATCGTGGCCGGCGACGTCGCCGACTCCCTCAAGGGGAAGAGGCTCATCAGCCTCGACATCTCCGCCCTCGTGGCCGGTGCCATGTATCGCGGACAGTTCGAGGAGCGGCTCAAGGCGGTCCTCAAGGAGATCACCGAGTCCGAGGGGCAGGTCATCACGTTCATCGACGAGCTGCACACGCTCATGGGTGCGGGCGGCGGGGAGGGGTCGGTCGCCGCCGCCAACATGCTCAAGCCGATGCTGGCGCGGGGCGAGCTCCGGCTCATCGGAGCCACCACCCTCGACGAGTACCGCCAGTTCATCGAGAAGGACGCCGCGCTCGAGCGTCGGTTCCAGCAGGTCTACGTGGGTGAGCCGACGGTGGAGGACACCGTGGCCATCCTGCGCGGGCTCAAGGAGCGGTACGAAGCGCATCACGGGATCACGATCGCGGACAGCGCCCTCGTGGCCGCCGCATCCCTGTCCAACCGCTACATCACGGGGCGGCAGCTGCCCGACAAGGCTATCGACCTCGTCGACGAGGCCGGCTCGCGTCTCAAGATGGAGATCGACTCCTCGCCCGTCGAACTCGATCAGCTCTATCGAGGCCTCGTCCGCATGCAGGTGGAGGAGCTCGCCCTCAAGCGCGAGAAGGACGCCGCGTCGCAGACACGCCTCGAGAAGCTCCGCGAGGAGATCGACCAGCGGCAGGCCGCCTACGATTCGCTGAACGCTCGCTGGCAGGCCGAGAAGGCGGCGCTTCAGGGCGTCGGCGAGTTGAAGTCGCAACTGAACCAGGCGCGCATCGACCTCGACCGCGCGATGCGCGAGGGCCGCTACCAGGACGCCTCGAAGATCAACTACGAGACGATCCCGCAGATCGAGAAGAGCCTGGCCGACGCCGAGCGCATCGAGGAGTCGGGCGACCGGCTGGTCAACGACCAGGTCACCGACGCCGACATCGCCGAGGTCGTCGCGGCGTGGACGGGCATCCCCGTCGGGCGGCTCCTGGCCGGGGAGACGGAGAAGCTCCTGCACCTGGAGGCGGAGCTCGGCAAGCGCATCATCGGCCAGCGCGAGGCGGTCACCGCCGTGAGCGAGGCCGTGCGCCGCACCCGCGCGGGCATCTCCGACCCCGACCGGCCCACCGGCTCCTTCCTCTTCCTCGGCCCGACCGGCGTCGGCAAGACCGAGCTCGCCAAGGCCCTCGCCGACTTCCTCTTCGACGACGAGAAGGCGATGATCCGGATCGACATGTCCGAGTACGGCGAGAAGCACACCGTCTCGCGGCTCGTCGGGGCGCCTCCCGGGTACGTCGGCTACGAGTCCGGCGGCCAGCTGACCGAGGCGGTCCGGCGCCGGCCCTACAGCGTCGTCCTGCTCGACGAGGTCGAGAAGGCGCACCCGGAGGTCTTCGACATCCTGCTGCAGGTTCTCGACGACGGCCGGCTGACCGACGGTCAGGGCCGCACGGTCGACTTCCGCAACACGATCCTCGTCCTGACGTCGAATCTCGGCAGCCAGTTCCTGACCGATGGGTCGCTCACCAGGGCGCAGAAGCAGGAGGCGGTCGACACGATGATCCGCCAGGCCTTCAAGCCCGAGTTCATCAACCGGCTCGACGACATCGTCCTCTTCACCTCTCTGACCGAAGACGACCTCGGCCAGATCGTCTCGCTCTACGTCGATCGCCTCGCCCGACGGCTCAGCGATCGTCGCCTCGAGCTCGCGGTCACGCCCGATGCCCGGGCCTGGCTCGCCGAACGCGGCTACGACCCGATCTACGGGGCGCGTCCGCTCCGCCGGCTCATGCAGCGCCAGATCGACGACAACCTCGCCCGAGCGCTCCTCGGTGGCGAGATCGTCGACGGCGACACGGTGCTCGTGGAGGTGGCGCCCGACGGGCAGGAGCTCGCGGTCTCGAAGTCCGACCTGACGACGGAGCCCTGA
- a CDS encoding phosphoribosylanthranilate isomerase produces the protein MPSPLWIKICGLSTPASVDAAVDAGADAVGFVFASGSPREVTPEVARSLVERVPAGVGAVGVFRDQPVDVVLRTASAAGVSTVQFHGHEHPADFERARAAGFGVIRATTAERWLGESDAEHDEFGAHRLLLDAPDPGAGATFDSAGLLETPPRGPWVLAGGLRPDNVARLVAMLRPAGVDVSSGVESSRGVKDVDAIRRFVAAARG, from the coding sequence GTGCCTTCTCCACTCTGGATCAAGATCTGCGGCCTCTCGACGCCTGCATCCGTCGACGCTGCGGTCGATGCCGGTGCCGATGCTGTCGGCTTCGTCTTCGCCTCCGGAAGCCCCCGCGAGGTCACGCCGGAGGTGGCACGATCCCTCGTCGAGCGGGTGCCGGCCGGGGTGGGGGCGGTGGGGGTCTTCCGCGACCAGCCCGTCGATGTCGTGCTGCGGACGGCGTCGGCCGCGGGGGTCTCGACCGTCCAGTTCCACGGGCACGAGCATCCTGCGGACTTCGAGCGCGCCCGCGCGGCCGGCTTCGGAGTGATCCGGGCGACGACGGCGGAGCGGTGGCTCGGTGAGAGCGACGCCGAGCACGACGAGTTCGGTGCGCATCGCCTGCTGCTCGACGCGCCCGATCCGGGGGCAGGAGCCACGTTCGACTCCGCAGGTCTGCTCGAGACCCCACCGCGCGGGCCCTGGGTTCTGGCCGGCGGCCTGCGACCCGACAACGTGGCCCGGCTGGTCGCGATGCTGCGGCCGGCGGGGGTCGATGTGTCGAGCGGAGTGGAGTCGTCGCGCGGTGTCAAAGACGTCGACGCAATCCGGCGGTTCGTGGCGGCCGCGCGGGGCTGA
- a CDS encoding transglycosylase domain-containing protein, with the protein MRSPRKTPAVLGFLALSVVSGLLVAAGVTPVVAAVGLGSRAGLQALDEMPEFLEVGKLSQRNVLYANRGGKPVPFATLYDQNRVSLASGRISPTLKDAVVAGEDRRFFDHGGVDATSLVRAGIGSLRKSELGAAGGASTLTMQLVRNILVARAEALDDPKARKLAFAKATDRGPARKIAEMKYALGLEKQFSKDEILAAYLNIAYFGDQAYGVEAAAQHYYGKSAERLSAAEAASLIAIVQYPDERNLGAPSRHAANTARRDVILDSMLSEKKIDAAAHRAAKASRVADYVRLTPATQGCMAVTERGAQQWCDLIRRSVTSLPALGKTAEERARNWRIGGYDIYTTLDLDLTANAKEQVTRFAPNDETRYNLGGVAVSVEAKTGRVIVLTQNKDFDDTRDGGGPTTSAVNYAVDKSLGESGGFQPGSTYKPFTLIDWLSKGHRLTEWVDAKPRNFSPMTVCGRPEYTKFTPQNDNGGNPGHVTTRQATASSINTAFVAMAQQLDLCDIRDVAESLGVHPAEGGELAAYPSSVIGAANTVAPLTMASAFAAIGNDGVYCAPVFIDSVTDSDGVKLPGQERKCSQAIDPAVAALTVSAMQGVFTGGTATSARPGDGVPVFGKTGTTDRAEQTWLVGGTTEVVTASWVGNIDGHQNQYRIYGANGAMNTQRLTIWKNVQTAINSVYGGSAFATPVYTAPEPDPAAPKPKPAPDTDAGGADAGGAPAGPGAAVPPTTGSAREDD; encoded by the coding sequence ATGCGCTCCCCTCGTAAGACCCCGGCCGTCCTCGGCTTCCTCGCACTCAGCGTCGTGTCGGGGCTCCTCGTCGCCGCAGGAGTCACGCCGGTCGTCGCCGCCGTCGGCCTGGGCAGCCGAGCCGGCCTGCAGGCCCTCGACGAGATGCCGGAATTCCTCGAGGTCGGGAAGCTCTCGCAGCGCAACGTCCTCTACGCCAACCGAGGCGGCAAGCCCGTCCCGTTCGCGACGCTCTACGACCAGAACCGCGTCTCCCTGGCGAGCGGCAGGATCTCGCCGACCCTGAAAGACGCCGTCGTCGCCGGGGAGGACCGCCGGTTCTTCGATCACGGCGGCGTCGATGCCACGTCGCTGGTCCGCGCCGGGATCGGCAGCCTCCGCAAGAGCGAGCTCGGAGCCGCAGGCGGCGCTTCCACTCTCACCATGCAGCTCGTCCGCAACATCCTCGTGGCTCGCGCGGAAGCCCTCGACGACCCGAAGGCGCGCAAGCTGGCGTTCGCCAAGGCGACCGACCGGGGTCCGGCCCGGAAGATCGCCGAGATGAAGTACGCCCTGGGGCTCGAGAAGCAGTTCTCCAAAGACGAGATCCTGGCGGCCTACCTGAACATCGCCTACTTCGGCGACCAGGCCTACGGCGTCGAGGCGGCCGCTCAGCACTACTACGGCAAGAGCGCCGAGCGCCTGAGCGCCGCCGAGGCTGCGAGCCTCATCGCGATCGTCCAGTACCCCGACGAGCGCAATCTGGGTGCACCGTCACGCCACGCGGCCAACACCGCCCGCCGCGACGTCATCCTCGACAGCATGCTCTCCGAGAAGAAGATCGACGCCGCGGCCCACCGCGCCGCGAAGGCCAGCCGCGTCGCCGATTACGTGAGACTCACGCCCGCCACCCAGGGCTGCATGGCCGTGACCGAGCGAGGAGCCCAGCAGTGGTGCGACCTCATCCGCCGTTCCGTCACCTCGCTGCCCGCCCTGGGCAAGACGGCGGAGGAGCGGGCGCGCAACTGGCGGATCGGCGGCTACGACATCTACACGACCCTCGACCTCGACCTGACCGCGAACGCGAAGGAGCAGGTGACCCGCTTCGCCCCCAACGACGAGACGCGCTACAACCTCGGCGGCGTCGCCGTGTCGGTCGAGGCCAAGACCGGGCGCGTCATCGTGCTGACGCAGAACAAGGACTTCGACGACACCCGCGACGGCGGCGGCCCCACGACCTCGGCCGTCAACTACGCCGTCGACAAGAGCCTCGGCGAGTCGGGCGGCTTCCAACCGGGGTCGACCTACAAGCCCTTCACCCTCATCGACTGGCTGTCGAAGGGGCACCGCCTGACCGAGTGGGTCGACGCGAAGCCCCGGAACTTCAGCCCCATGACGGTGTGCGGCCGTCCCGAGTACACGAAGTTCACCCCGCAGAACGACAACGGTGGCAATCCCGGCCACGTGACGACACGTCAGGCGACCGCCTCCTCCATCAACACCGCCTTCGTCGCGATGGCGCAGCAGCTCGATCTCTGCGACATCCGCGACGTCGCTGAGTCCCTGGGCGTGCATCCTGCGGAGGGCGGCGAGCTCGCGGCGTATCCGTCATCGGTGATCGGCGCCGCCAACACCGTCGCGCCGCTGACGATGGCGTCCGCCTTCGCCGCCATCGGCAACGACGGCGTCTACTGCGCCCCCGTCTTCATCGACTCGGTCACCGACTCCGACGGCGTCAAGCTGCCCGGACAGGAGCGGAAGTGCTCGCAGGCGATCGATCCCGCGGTCGCCGCCCTCACCGTCTCGGCCATGCAGGGCGTCTTCACCGGCGGTACGGCGACGAGCGCTCGACCGGGCGACGGCGTCCCGGTGTTCGGCAAGACGGGAACGACCGACCGGGCCGAACAGACGTGGCTCGTGGGAGGCACGACCGAGGTCGTCACGGCCTCCTGGGTCGGCAACATCGACGGCCATCAGAACCAGTACCGCATCTACGGCGCGAACGGCGCCATGAACACCCAGCGGCTGACGATCTGGAAGAACGTGCAGACGGCGATCAACTCCGTCTACGGCGGGAGCGCCTTCGCGACACCGGTCTACACGGCACCCGAACCCGATCCGGCGGCGCCGAAGCCGAAACCGGCTCCCGACACCGACGCGGGCGGGGCCGACGCGGGCGGGGCGCCGGCCGGACCGGGTGCCGCCGTGCCGCCGACGACGGGCAGCGCGCGGGAGGACGACTGA
- a CDS encoding pilus assembly protein CpaE — MIDVALARSLAEAGLRWHPATGDRFLIDTDAFDAEVFTISEMTIEAHTYPTGTELGFNGTTEWALDSVSTDDSLWLPREDQMRELLGPIFHALIRGESGDYEVTVTIDDEIQTFASPDAENAYGNALLAYIDASLRIENVERS; from the coding sequence ATGATCGACGTCGCTCTCGCCCGCTCCCTCGCCGAAGCCGGACTCCGCTGGCACCCCGCCACAGGAGACCGGTTCCTCATCGACACTGACGCCTTCGACGCGGAGGTCTTCACGATCAGCGAAATGACGATCGAGGCTCACACCTATCCGACCGGCACCGAACTCGGGTTCAACGGGACGACCGAGTGGGCCCTCGACTCCGTCTCGACCGACGACTCCCTCTGGCTCCCCCGCGAGGATCAGATGCGCGAGCTCCTCGGCCCCATCTTCCACGCCCTGATCCGCGGCGAGAGCGGCGACTACGAGGTGACGGTCACGATCGACGACGAGATCCAGACGTTCGCTTCACCGGATGCGGAAAACGCCTACGGCAATGCGCTCCTGGCCTACATCGATGCCTCGCTCCGGATCGAGAACGTGGAGCGGAGCTGA
- a CDS encoding Ig-like domain-containing protein: MSKKRSLSALGATLLAGVTLATMVAPAANAAPASTPAASTSAAQLIKLYSKVGDFQWATGTQQPIGGANNLELTTVTLQADAEKRAALLEVVPREGNFFNLKVVKGSQEECLAAYSPPAAVTYLGQDKCDKTSALWSQPSSGVFRSADGWYLTNQSVVYGSSTRFNMSKDSADAAEFIDANVGESLSATGSFDGDNAQRATIKGTGAANAPITIKNTAGEVVASGTADDNGAFSIPITAPNKGGVYALNVTQTVDGTESAAVKVDLDYGKAVAISTPANNADHTAGEVAMTGTGTPGGTITVFDNAGSTPIGNATVNASGAWALNTSALNAAEHKLEVKQLSKGNNTTTSTITLNPGGTVTPPAPGIGFEVTTPKNDSTIETSDKQVTFTGRGNPGSKVTIMNGARTIGSVASVPASGNWSFTATMNYADYNLTAYNKKVPTGAVTSQQPLHITVIDATAARPFVISTPANNSTVETTDKSVRFSGTGNAGGKVTIMNSSRNIGTADVDQNGQWSFTATMNYADYDLTAYYKKVPAGAVTSQQALKITVTPGQLGFAIGSPATGTTVDKGNISFTGTGKAGSTVTIFLNSSKRGSAITAADGTWTVPVTVNTPGQYDFTVYYKANPTDASAPSVEHSLTVR, from the coding sequence ATGTCCAAGAAACGTTCCCTGAGCGCGCTCGGCGCGACTCTCCTCGCCGGCGTCACGCTGGCCACCATGGTCGCCCCGGCTGCCAACGCAGCTCCCGCGTCAACTCCCGCCGCATCGACGAGCGCGGCGCAACTCATCAAGCTGTACTCGAAAGTCGGCGATTTTCAGTGGGCGACCGGAACCCAGCAGCCGATTGGTGGAGCGAACAACCTCGAACTCACCACCGTCACTCTTCAGGCCGATGCAGAGAAGCGCGCAGCTCTTTTGGAGGTCGTTCCCCGCGAGGGAAACTTCTTCAACCTGAAGGTCGTGAAGGGTAGCCAGGAAGAATGTCTCGCCGCATACAGCCCTCCTGCCGCGGTGACCTACCTCGGCCAAGACAAATGCGACAAGACTTCAGCCCTCTGGTCGCAGCCCAGCAGCGGAGTCTTTCGCTCGGCCGACGGCTGGTATCTGACGAATCAGAGTGTCGTCTACGGCTCCAGTACTCGATTCAACATGTCGAAGGACTCTGCGGATGCCGCTGAGTTTATCGACGCCAATGTTGGAGAGTCTCTGTCCGCGACCGGATCGTTTGACGGGGACAACGCCCAGCGGGCGACGATCAAGGGGACGGGCGCCGCGAATGCGCCCATCACGATCAAGAACACCGCCGGTGAGGTCGTCGCGTCCGGCACCGCCGACGACAACGGCGCCTTCTCGATCCCCATCACGGCTCCGAACAAGGGCGGCGTCTATGCGCTGAACGTGACGCAGACCGTCGACGGCACCGAGTCTGCTGCCGTCAAGGTCGACCTCGACTACGGCAAGGCAGTCGCCATCTCCACCCCCGCGAACAACGCCGACCACACCGCCGGCGAGGTCGCCATGACCGGCACCGGCACCCCCGGCGGCACGATCACCGTGTTCGACAACGCCGGCAGCACGCCTATCGGTAACGCGACCGTCAACGCTTCCGGTGCCTGGGCTCTGAACACGTCCGCGCTGAACGCCGCCGAGCACAAGCTGGAGGTGAAGCAGCTGTCCAAGGGCAACAACACCACCACGTCGACGATCACCCTGAACCCCGGCGGCACCGTCACCCCGCCCGCACCCGGCATCGGATTCGAGGTCACCACCCCGAAGAACGACTCGACCATCGAAACCTCCGACAAGCAGGTCACCTTCACCGGCCGCGGCAACCCCGGCAGCAAGGTGACCATCATGAACGGCGCCCGCACCATCGGAAGCGTCGCCAGCGTCCCCGCCTCCGGAAACTGGTCGTTCACCGCGACGATGAACTACGCCGACTACAACCTCACCGCCTACAACAAGAAGGTCCCCACCGGCGCCGTCACCAGCCAGCAGCCGCTCCACATCACCGTCATCGACGCCACGGCCGCTCGCCCGTTCGTGATCTCCACCCCCGCCAACAACTCCACCGTGGAAACGACCGACAAGTCGGTCCGCTTCTCCGGCACCGGCAACGCGGGCGGCAAGGTCACCATCATGAACAGCTCCCGCAACATCGGCACGGCTGACGTCGACCAGAACGGCCAGTGGTCGTTCACCGCGACGATGAACTACGCCGACTACGATCTCACCGCCTACTACAAGAAGGTCCCCGCCGGCGCCGTCACCAGCCAGCAGGCACTCAAGATCACGGTCACCCCCGGCCAGCTCGGCTTCGCCATCGGCAGCCCTGCTACAGGCACCACGGTCGACAAGGGCAACATCAGCTTCACCGGTACCGGGAAGGCGGGTAGCACCGTCACCATCTTCCTTAATAGCTCCAAGCGCGGCTCCGCGATCACGGCTGCCGACGGAACCTGGACCGTGCCCGTGACCGTGAACACTCCCGGCCAGTACGACTTCACCGTCTACTACAAGGCCAACCCCACCGACGCCTCAGCACCCAGCGTCGAGCACTCCCTCACGGTCCGCTAA
- a CDS encoding Ig-like domain repeat protein translates to MSSAGWWLTADVVSPSTGNSASFGVLALSRSADDAALFSYADVRAADGLNAVVIFDDDLGVDAKVLGSGSPFEEVILRNSAGDVVASTEAASDGSFEVSVPAPHRAQPYIVDVTQTLGQGGTVSDPVRVFIDYGAQVTITSPVDGSAHSGGALDFSGRGEPGGRVTIREAGKPAAIATADVLATGAWTARGVVLDGAEHKLEVKQLSKGNNTTTSTVTLNPGGTVTPPAPGIGFEVTTPKNDSTIETSDKQVTFTGRGNPGSKVTIMNGARTIGSVASVPASGNWSFTATMNYADYNLTAYNKKVPTGAVTSQQPLHITVAPGQVGFAVGSPAAGTTVDRGTFAFTGTGKAGSTVTVFLGSSKRGTATTAADGTWTVPVTVNTPGRYDFTVYYKANPADAAAPSVKHALTVR, encoded by the coding sequence GTGAGTAGTGCAGGGTGGTGGCTCACCGCTGACGTGGTGTCTCCGTCGACGGGGAACTCCGCGAGTTTCGGCGTCCTGGCTCTCTCCAGGAGCGCCGACGATGCCGCGCTCTTCTCGTACGCCGACGTTCGAGCGGCGGACGGTCTCAACGCCGTCGTCATCTTCGACGACGACCTGGGTGTCGACGCCAAGGTCCTCGGCAGCGGATCGCCGTTCGAGGAGGTTATCCTGCGGAATAGCGCGGGCGACGTGGTCGCGTCGACGGAGGCCGCCTCCGACGGCTCCTTCGAGGTGTCGGTCCCGGCTCCTCATCGGGCTCAGCCGTACATCGTCGACGTGACTCAGACCCTCGGTCAGGGCGGAACCGTGTCAGATCCGGTTCGGGTCTTCATCGACTACGGAGCCCAGGTGACCATCACGTCTCCTGTCGACGGCTCGGCGCATTCCGGCGGAGCCCTCGACTTCTCGGGTCGTGGGGAGCCCGGGGGGCGTGTGACGATCCGCGAGGCGGGCAAGCCCGCCGCCATCGCGACCGCGGATGTCCTCGCCACGGGTGCGTGGACGGCGCGTGGCGTGGTCCTCGACGGTGCCGAGCACAAGCTGGAGGTGAAGCAGCTGTCGAAGGGCAACAACACCACCACGTCGACGGTCACCCTGAACCCGGGCGGCACCGTCACCCCGCCGGCACCCGGCATCGGATTCGAGGTCACGACCCCGAAGAACGACTCGACCATCGAAACCTCCGACAAGCAGGTCACCTTCACCGGCCGCGGCAACCCCGGCAGCAAGGTGACCATCATGAACGGCGCCCGCACCATCGGAAGCGTCGCCAGCGTCCCCGCCTCCGGAAACTGGTCGTTCACCGCGACGATGAACTACGCCGACTACAACCTCACCGCCTACAACAAGAAGGTCCCAACCGGCGCCGTCACCAGCCAGCAGCCGCTCCACATCACCGTCGCGCCCGGTCAGGTCGGTTTCGCGGTCGGTAGCCCCGCCGCCGGCACCACGGTCGACAGGGGCACCTTCGCCTTCACCGGCACCGGCAAGGCGGGCAGCACGGTCACGGTCTTCCTCGGCAGTTCCAAGCGTGGCACGGCCACGACGGCTGCTGACGGGACCTGGACCGTGCCCGTGACCGTGAACACTCCCGGCCGGTACGACTTCACCGTCTACTACAAGGCCAACCCCGCCGACGCCGCGGCTCCCAGCGTCAAGCACGCCCTCACCGTCCGTTAG